A region from the Kribbella shirazensis genome encodes:
- a CDS encoding helix-turn-helix domain-containing protein, with amino-acid sequence MADVFEEFVAVVAAGLSGSDGPVDGAGLAGRVHLSRFHFGRVIGAAAGESPFAFRRRVLLERAAYRLLTERVAVLDLAVEAGYGSNEAFTRAFARAYGMPPREWRREASRVFFLAAPSGVHFQPPAGLRLPARRKVRGMDVVVRMVEHHVWLTGEMIERGARLDAATLDRPIELSVEGIDDDISIRYLLDRLVWQEEMWLAPVEDRPFQVPECGRQVVTPIPELRTRHADAGARFVALVNQLNEDGRFDESFVDTTCEPPRVFTYGGMVAHVLTFAAHRRSLLIGAFHTAGITDLSFGDPMHFVAEGN; translated from the coding sequence ATGGCGGATGTGTTCGAGGAGTTCGTGGCGGTGGTCGCCGCGGGGCTCAGCGGTTCCGACGGGCCGGTGGACGGCGCCGGGCTGGCGGGGCGGGTGCACCTGTCGCGGTTCCATTTCGGCCGGGTGATCGGGGCCGCGGCAGGTGAGTCGCCATTCGCTTTCCGGCGGCGGGTGCTGCTGGAGCGGGCGGCGTACCGGCTGCTGACCGAGCGGGTCGCCGTACTCGATCTCGCCGTCGAGGCCGGGTACGGGTCGAACGAGGCGTTCACGCGCGCGTTCGCCAGGGCCTACGGGATGCCGCCGCGGGAGTGGCGGCGGGAAGCGTCGCGGGTGTTCTTCCTCGCGGCGCCGAGTGGAGTGCATTTCCAGCCGCCGGCCGGCCTCCGGCTACCGGCACGCAGAAAGGTGAGAGGGATGGACGTAGTTGTCAGGATGGTCGAGCACCACGTCTGGCTGACCGGCGAAATGATCGAACGCGGCGCGCGCCTGGACGCCGCCACGCTGGACCGCCCCATCGAACTGTCCGTCGAGGGCATCGACGACGACATCTCGATCCGCTACCTCCTCGACCGCCTCGTCTGGCAGGAGGAGATGTGGCTGGCCCCCGTCGAGGACCGCCCCTTCCAGGTCCCCGAGTGCGGCCGCCAGGTCGTCACCCCGATCCCCGAACTCCGCACCCGCCACGCCGACGCCGGCGCCCGTTTCGTGGCCCTGGTCAACCAACTCAACGAGGACGGCCGCTTCGACGAGAGCTTCGTGGACACCACCTGCGAACCCCCGAGAGTCTTCACCTACGGCGGAATGGTCGCCCATGTCCTCACTTTCGCCGCCCACCGCCGCTCCCTTCTGATCGGCGCCTTCCACACCGCCGGCATCACCGACCTCTCCTTCGGCGACCCCATGCACTTCGTAGCCGAAGGCAACTAG
- a CDS encoding PadR family transcriptional regulator, which yields MDTSQLLKGVLDLAVLAVLRDADGYGYDVLRRLRAAGLEDVADASVYGTLRRLFQAGALTSYVQPSEEGPHRKYYGLNQTGHDLLKQSTKTWNHFADTMSVLLREKEAA from the coding sequence ATGGACACGAGCCAACTGCTCAAGGGCGTGCTGGATCTCGCAGTGCTCGCCGTACTGCGGGACGCCGACGGCTACGGGTACGACGTACTGCGCCGGCTGCGCGCCGCGGGCCTGGAGGACGTGGCGGACGCGTCCGTGTACGGGACGCTCCGGCGACTGTTCCAGGCCGGCGCACTCACGTCGTACGTCCAGCCGAGCGAGGAAGGCCCGCATCGCAAGTACTACGGGCTGAACCAGACCGGGCACGACCTGCTCAAACAGTCCACCAAGACCTGGAACCACTTCGCCGACACCATGTCGGTGCTGCTGCGGGAGAAGGAGGCGGCGTGA
- a CDS encoding HAAS signaling domain-containing protein — translation MNSTLTGAVAIYLAQVRSELSDLPPGELEDVLQDVSGHLTEVVGEFDAEPTLEDLQARLGTPRQYADELRTAAGYPPRTEPATQNGQDALDAGWNALRWGLIACTVGPFFVAVAIFAWSREGTPFFGLLGLGVLFVAAFLGVRALGAHDPRIVLDTPRGAQGATAIRGWIDQIPPNVRRDLVAIGQPVWWVARGMIGAGGFFALFGALSVTVVGAFAGAAVSIWIGRRTQQDRRWLWYVVPLNVVAAIAVPSFLAAAYVGASFGFLTNYDGYGDRRTYNPPNGLVLDGNPVTNIYPFDAQGKQVEVRLYDQDGNPINLDLQDCATTYERSGRGETSNLFPQAVISPDENGDVDPDNCKDSTKAPFVPPPAPATTPTPTPSAGSTKPSTTPTPSVTLTVKPTR, via the coding sequence GTGAACAGCACCCTGACCGGAGCGGTCGCGATCTACCTGGCGCAGGTGCGATCCGAGCTCAGCGACCTGCCGCCGGGTGAGCTCGAGGACGTGCTGCAGGATGTCAGCGGACACCTCACCGAGGTGGTCGGCGAGTTCGACGCGGAGCCGACGCTCGAGGACCTGCAGGCGCGCCTCGGTACGCCGCGGCAGTACGCCGACGAACTGCGCACCGCCGCCGGATACCCGCCCCGCACCGAGCCCGCCACTCAGAACGGTCAGGACGCCCTCGACGCCGGCTGGAACGCGCTGCGCTGGGGCCTGATCGCCTGCACCGTCGGCCCGTTCTTCGTCGCAGTCGCCATCTTCGCGTGGTCGCGGGAAGGGACGCCGTTCTTCGGGCTGCTCGGGTTGGGCGTACTGTTCGTCGCCGCGTTCCTCGGCGTCCGGGCGCTCGGCGCGCACGACCCGCGGATCGTCCTGGACACCCCGCGGGGCGCGCAGGGCGCGACGGCGATCCGCGGCTGGATCGACCAGATCCCGCCGAACGTCCGGCGCGATCTGGTGGCGATCGGCCAGCCGGTGTGGTGGGTCGCGCGCGGCATGATCGGCGCAGGTGGGTTCTTCGCACTCTTCGGTGCCTTGTCGGTGACCGTGGTCGGGGCGTTCGCCGGTGCCGCGGTGTCGATCTGGATCGGCCGGCGCACCCAGCAGGACAGGCGGTGGCTGTGGTACGTCGTACCGCTGAACGTCGTTGCCGCGATCGCGGTCCCGTCGTTCCTCGCGGCGGCGTACGTCGGGGCGTCGTTCGGATTCCTGACCAACTACGACGGCTACGGCGACCGGAGGACGTACAACCCGCCGAACGGACTCGTGCTGGACGGGAACCCGGTGACGAACATCTACCCGTTCGATGCCCAGGGCAAGCAGGTCGAGGTCCGGCTGTACGACCAGGACGGCAACCCGATCAACCTGGACCTGCAGGACTGCGCGACGACCTACGAGCGGAGCGGGCGCGGGGAGACCAGCAACCTGTTCCCGCAGGCAGTGATCAGCCCCGACGAGAACGGCGACGTCGATCCGGACAACTGCAAGGACAGCACCAAGGCCCCGTTCGTCCCGCCACCGGCCCCCGCCACCACGCCGACGCCGACGCCGAGCGCAGGCTCCACGAAGCCTTCCACTACACCGACCCCGAGCGTCACGCTCACGGTCAAGCCGACCCGCTAA
- a CDS encoding GNAT family N-acetyltransferase — MREVKSPGRLIDDPIVAWALQGFGPGVRCWYDGDAVAVASPEISKHDRLAVIGPVDDAVRLTAGVLAEVGPSYRPFGDEDLIRELAERVPGLTFSAAFGWMDVHEAPEVTTTATWLDGDAGVEDLLTRASPSSYAWPGHPGVRRWAAVTGEHGELLSVAADAWSAPEVGFLAGVATHPVARGKGLSREVCGFVTAELVKRHGLAALMVDGTNAAAIAVYRRLGYTYRGVAAAGVRPGR, encoded by the coding sequence GTGCGTGAGGTCAAGAGTCCCGGTCGCTTGATCGATGATCCGATCGTTGCCTGGGCGCTGCAGGGGTTCGGGCCTGGGGTGCGGTGCTGGTACGACGGGGACGCCGTGGCGGTCGCGTCGCCGGAGATTTCGAAGCACGACCGGCTGGCGGTGATCGGGCCGGTCGACGACGCGGTACGGCTGACGGCCGGCGTGCTGGCCGAGGTGGGGCCGTCGTACCGGCCGTTCGGGGACGAGGACCTGATTCGTGAGTTGGCGGAGCGGGTGCCGGGGCTGACGTTCTCGGCGGCGTTCGGGTGGATGGATGTTCACGAGGCTCCGGAGGTCACCACGACGGCCACGTGGCTGGACGGGGACGCCGGCGTGGAGGACCTGCTGACGCGGGCATCGCCGTCGTCGTACGCGTGGCCCGGGCATCCCGGCGTACGGCGCTGGGCAGCGGTGACCGGGGAGCATGGTGAGTTGCTGAGTGTCGCGGCGGACGCGTGGAGCGCTCCCGAGGTCGGGTTCCTGGCCGGGGTCGCGACGCATCCTGTTGCCCGGGGCAAGGGACTGTCGCGCGAGGTGTGCGGCTTCGTGACCGCCGAGCTGGTGAAGCGCCACGGGCTGGCCGCGCTGATGGTGGATGGCACCAACGCGGCCGCGATCGCCGTGTACCGGCGCCTCGGCTACACCTACCGCGGCGTCGCCGCAGCCGGCGTGCGGCCGGGTCGTTAG
- a CDS encoding adenylate/guanylate cyclase domain-containing protein: protein MVPDPGAELAGLQREFERTLLGGERKFTRVQVSERAGISIERAERMWHALGFATVPDDEVAFTDDDVEALRLVAALEDDGFIEPEMESSLARKLGQTQSRLASWQSAMFLEFLGGTKLSADEAIEVAGLLLPAMERLQTYVWRRHLAAAAGRAMAGSEELARGLRAVGFADIVSYTRLTRRLSEGELGELIERFEGTTADVVAENGGRVIKSMGDEVLFVADTAAQGAAVALALQDAVIADEGLPELRIGLAYGTILIRLGDVYGEVVNLAARLTTECKPGRVLADRELAAALDGHPSFAVHRLRRVAVRGYRHLVPYAIQRAG, encoded by the coding sequence GTGGTTCCTGACCCTGGGGCGGAGCTCGCGGGGCTGCAGCGCGAGTTCGAGCGGACCCTGCTCGGCGGGGAACGGAAGTTCACCCGGGTGCAGGTGTCGGAGCGGGCCGGGATCTCGATCGAGCGCGCCGAGCGGATGTGGCACGCGCTCGGGTTCGCGACCGTGCCGGACGACGAGGTGGCGTTCACCGACGACGACGTCGAGGCGCTGCGGCTGGTCGCGGCGCTCGAGGACGACGGGTTCATCGAGCCGGAGATGGAGTCGTCGCTGGCCCGCAAGCTCGGGCAGACGCAGTCCCGGCTGGCGTCCTGGCAGTCGGCGATGTTCCTGGAGTTCCTCGGCGGGACCAAGTTGTCCGCGGACGAGGCGATCGAGGTCGCGGGATTGTTGCTGCCGGCCATGGAACGGCTGCAGACCTACGTCTGGCGCCGGCATCTCGCCGCCGCGGCCGGGCGCGCGATGGCCGGGTCGGAGGAGCTGGCGCGTGGCCTGCGGGCGGTCGGGTTCGCGGACATCGTCAGCTACACGCGGCTGACCCGGCGGTTGAGCGAGGGCGAGCTCGGCGAACTGATCGAGCGGTTCGAGGGCACGACCGCCGACGTGGTCGCGGAGAACGGCGGCCGGGTGATCAAGTCGATGGGCGACGAGGTGCTGTTCGTGGCCGACACCGCCGCGCAGGGCGCCGCGGTCGCGCTGGCGCTGCAGGACGCGGTGATCGCGGACGAGGGCCTGCCCGAGCTGCGGATCGGGCTCGCGTACGGCACGATCCTGATCCGGCTCGGCGACGTCTACGGCGAGGTGGTCAACCTGGCCGCCCGTCTCACCACGGAATGCAAACCCGGCCGGGTCCTCGCCGACCGTGAACTCGCCGCAGCCCTCGACGGCCACCCGTCGTTCGCCGTCCACCGCCTCCGCCGGGTCGCCGTCCGCGGCTACCGCCACCTGGTCCCGTACGCGATCCAGCGCGCCGGTTGA
- a CDS encoding cyclic nucleotide-binding domain-containing protein: protein MALGRTSPRDLPLFADLSGRDIRDIFRAGEEVSVPAGWSLILEQTPPDAAYLILSGTAAVREKGEEIAELGPGDIAGEVAVRKNTLRTATVTAKSRLQLLHFTREKFDDLTRRLPAFRDAIDATIAERRGGS, encoded by the coding sequence GTGGCACTGGGTAGGACGTCCCCGCGGGACCTGCCGCTGTTCGCGGATCTGTCCGGACGCGACATCCGGGACATCTTCCGCGCCGGCGAGGAGGTCTCGGTACCGGCCGGCTGGTCGCTGATCCTGGAGCAGACGCCGCCGGACGCGGCGTATCTCATCCTCAGCGGTACGGCGGCCGTGCGCGAGAAGGGCGAGGAGATCGCCGAGCTCGGCCCCGGCGACATCGCCGGCGAGGTCGCGGTCCGGAAGAACACGTTGCGGACGGCCACCGTCACGGCGAAGTCGCGGCTGCAGCTGCTGCACTTCACCCGGGAGAAGTTCGACGACCTGACCCGGCGGCTGCCGGCGTTCCGGGACGCCATCGACGCCACCATCGCCGAGCGCCGCGGTGGTTCCTGA
- a CDS encoding DUF4185 domain-containing protein: MRKRWMLVLPALIGAAVVPTEQSPAAQAASADRQGARIAVPAPVERIAKLTGPGSINDTEARFALKATDLGVLWDNGSGEILTAFGDSYGSGWTGPGGGAGDPATIDWRCNLLFRSKDRNLADGMSLDSAAEDRPGHAKEFLPCKKIDRDEHTVIPTGGIAVGKRQYVQYMSVNYWGPAGSWFTNYSGFAYSDDNGETWTKDPDARWQNTEAWDDKFQMVALVKDKGYVYMVGTPNGRFGSAHLARVPEQQVLQKKAWRYWDGRTWSPHETSAVPIAVGPIGEVSVQWNAYTGKWLMLYLDEHRAAIVLRSAESLTGPWSGEQVVVKGTEYPGLYGSFIHPWSSGPDLYFTMSQWDPYNVFLMRTKLTDDGQVTNLVTDPGFEAQTTGTPTAPWQLSGTGGIDRTNLGHSGTNNAFVRGSIGTHQLQQTVAVRPYHRYRLSAWIRTAENNNETMLGVRTLRGRTIAQQSGGAHPQYTKVSVEFDAGQESLIQLYGGFFGHGQDVWLQLDDVALEEIR, translated from the coding sequence ATGCGGAAACGATGGATGCTCGTCCTGCCCGCCCTGATCGGAGCGGCCGTGGTGCCCACCGAACAGTCCCCGGCGGCGCAAGCCGCGTCCGCTGACCGGCAGGGCGCGCGGATCGCCGTACCCGCGCCGGTCGAGCGCATCGCGAAACTGACCGGGCCGGGATCCATCAACGACACCGAGGCGCGCTTCGCGCTGAAGGCGACGGACCTCGGGGTCCTGTGGGACAACGGATCCGGCGAGATCCTCACCGCGTTCGGCGACAGCTACGGCAGCGGCTGGACCGGGCCGGGTGGCGGCGCCGGCGACCCCGCGACGATCGACTGGCGGTGCAACCTGCTGTTCCGCAGCAAGGACCGCAACCTCGCCGACGGCATGTCGCTCGACTCCGCGGCCGAGGACCGGCCCGGACACGCCAAGGAGTTCCTGCCCTGCAAGAAGATCGACCGTGACGAGCACACGGTGATCCCGACCGGCGGCATCGCGGTCGGCAAGCGTCAGTACGTGCAGTACATGTCGGTCAACTACTGGGGCCCGGCCGGCAGTTGGTTCACGAACTACTCCGGCTTCGCCTACTCCGACGACAACGGCGAGACCTGGACCAAGGACCCCGACGCCCGCTGGCAGAACACCGAGGCCTGGGACGACAAGTTCCAGATGGTTGCCCTGGTCAAGGACAAGGGCTACGTCTACATGGTCGGTACACCGAACGGCCGCTTCGGCAGCGCGCACCTCGCCAGGGTGCCCGAGCAGCAGGTACTGCAGAAGAAGGCGTGGCGCTACTGGGACGGCCGGACCTGGTCGCCGCACGAGACGTCCGCCGTACCGATCGCGGTCGGTCCGATCGGCGAGGTCTCGGTGCAGTGGAACGCGTACACCGGCAAATGGCTGATGCTGTACCTCGACGAGCACCGCGCCGCGATCGTACTGCGCTCGGCTGAAAGCCTCACCGGCCCGTGGAGCGGTGAACAGGTCGTGGTCAAGGGCACCGAGTACCCGGGCCTCTACGGATCGTTCATCCACCCCTGGTCGTCCGGCCCCGACCTGTACTTCACCATGTCGCAGTGGGATCCGTACAACGTGTTCCTGATGCGCACGAAGCTCACCGACGACGGCCAGGTCACCAACCTGGTCACCGATCCCGGCTTCGAGGCCCAGACCACCGGTACGCCGACCGCGCCATGGCAACTCAGCGGCACCGGCGGGATCGACCGCACGAACCTCGGTCACAGCGGCACCAACAACGCCTTTGTCCGCGGCTCGATCGGCACTCATCAACTCCAGCAGACCGTTGCCGTGCGCCCCTATCACCGCTACCGCCTGTCGGCGTGGATCCGGACGGCGGAGAACAACAACGAAACGATGCTCGGCGTCCGCACGCTGCGTGGACGCACGATCGCGCAACAGTCCGGCGGTGCGCATCCGCAGTACACGAAGGTCTCGGTCGAGTTCGACGCCGGTCAGGAGTCTTTGATCCAGCTGTACGGCGGCTTCTTCGGCCACGGCCAGGACGTGTGGCTGCAGCTGGACGACGTGGCGCTGGAGGAGATCCGCTAA
- a CDS encoding threonine/serine ThrE exporter family protein: MEPDEQREVYATIDLALRVGEVLLSSGAGTADATATILGVTAAGGLRGCEVDITFTSMAVSYQAAPDVAPETHIRLVRYRSQDFSRLTDVDRLVRRYARGDVTREEASRELARMTSAGPPYPRWTAVLAWGVMAGGATLLLGGGWLITLLAVLTAVVIDLNNRWFNRQRLPAFYQQVAGAFVATAVALVLYAVHAPVKPSLVIAAGIIMLLAGIALTGAVQDAITGYYVTAAARSLEAMLLTGGIIAGVSLGLALGLKFGLNVGVEPQAIQLADLPIMVISGAVMAVAFAYASYAPLRALLPVAVMGALASLVFTLMTRASFGPAWSTAAAAFVVGLGGYSGGRRTGVPPLVVVVAGSIPLLPGLTIYKGLYELMALGNLIGIVSLATAVAIGVALASGLILGEYVAQPIRREARRLEDRLAGPRLVGPRRPIRRRSGPRRTRRRRGAA; the protein is encoded by the coding sequence ATGGAGCCTGACGAGCAGCGGGAGGTCTACGCCACCATCGACCTGGCCTTGCGGGTCGGTGAGGTGCTGCTGTCCAGCGGCGCCGGTACGGCGGACGCCACCGCGACGATCCTCGGCGTCACGGCTGCGGGCGGACTGCGGGGCTGCGAGGTCGACATCACGTTCACCTCGATGGCCGTCTCGTACCAGGCCGCGCCGGACGTCGCGCCCGAGACGCACATCCGGCTGGTCCGCTACCGGTCCCAGGACTTCTCCCGGCTGACCGACGTCGACCGCTTGGTACGGCGGTACGCCCGGGGTGACGTGACGCGTGAGGAGGCCTCGCGTGAACTCGCCCGGATGACGTCCGCCGGACCGCCGTACCCGCGCTGGACCGCGGTCCTCGCGTGGGGCGTGATGGCCGGTGGCGCGACGCTGCTGCTCGGCGGCGGCTGGCTGATCACGCTGCTGGCGGTGCTGACCGCGGTCGTGATCGACCTGAACAACCGGTGGTTCAACCGGCAGCGGCTGCCCGCGTTCTACCAGCAGGTCGCCGGCGCCTTCGTCGCGACCGCGGTCGCCCTGGTGCTGTACGCCGTGCACGCGCCGGTGAAACCGTCCCTGGTCATTGCCGCCGGCATCATCATGCTGCTGGCCGGGATCGCCCTCACCGGTGCCGTCCAGGACGCGATCACCGGGTACTACGTGACCGCGGCGGCCCGAAGTCTCGAGGCGATGCTGCTCACCGGCGGGATCATCGCCGGTGTCTCGCTCGGCCTCGCGCTGGGCCTGAAGTTCGGGCTGAACGTCGGTGTCGAACCGCAGGCGATCCAGTTGGCGGATCTCCCGATCATGGTGATCTCCGGCGCGGTGATGGCGGTCGCGTTCGCGTACGCGTCGTACGCACCGCTGCGCGCGCTGCTGCCGGTCGCGGTGATGGGCGCCCTGGCGTCGCTGGTCTTCACGCTGATGACCAGGGCGTCCTTCGGCCCGGCGTGGTCCACGGCGGCCGCGGCCTTCGTCGTCGGCCTGGGCGGGTACTCCGGTGGCCGGCGGACCGGCGTACCGCCGCTGGTCGTGGTCGTGGCCGGTTCGATCCCGTTGCTGCCGGGACTCACCATCTACAAGGGTCTCTACGAGCTGATGGCGCTCGGCAACCTGATCGGCATCGTCAGCCTCGCCACCGCGGTCGCGATCGGCGTGGCACTCGCCTCGGGCCTGATCCTCGGCGAGTACGTCGCCCAGCCGATCCGCCGCGAGGCCCGCCGCCTCGAAGACCGCCTGGCCGGCCCCCGTCTCGTCGGCCCCCGCCGCCCGATCCGCCGCCGTTCCGGGCCTCGCCGTACCCGCCGCCGACGCGGCGCGGCTTAG
- a CDS encoding sugar-binding domain-containing protein has product MNANRAVRRPGLDELRLLAKVARMYHEKGIRQPQIAAELNLSQARVSRMLKQAVEVGIVHTVVTMPSGVHSDLEDELQGRYGLRDAVVVDTIGAGDEVLPALGSGAAAYLDMTLTGGHVVGISSWSETLISAVDRMPRKSVPVVDKVVQIVGGLGDAAVQMQATRLTARFAELTGGMPVYLPAPGLVGTPAVRRAMMNDVSVRDVLGTWGQLTDALVGIGSLEPSPLLQRSGNAVAEADQDELRRLGAVGDVCFRFFDEEGKLVRSTFDQRVIGVTAKELLAVPRRIGVAGGERKYSAIRAALLGGWVNILITDLAMAHRLLDGA; this is encoded by the coding sequence GTGAACGCGAACCGCGCGGTGCGCCGGCCGGGGCTGGACGAGCTGCGGCTGCTCGCGAAGGTGGCGCGGATGTACCACGAGAAGGGCATCCGCCAGCCGCAGATCGCCGCCGAGCTGAACCTGTCCCAGGCGCGGGTGTCGCGGATGCTCAAACAGGCCGTCGAGGTCGGCATCGTGCACACCGTGGTGACCATGCCGAGCGGCGTCCACAGCGACCTCGAGGACGAGCTGCAGGGCCGGTACGGGCTGCGGGACGCGGTCGTCGTCGACACGATCGGGGCCGGCGACGAGGTCCTGCCCGCGCTCGGCTCGGGCGCCGCGGCGTACCTGGACATGACGCTCACCGGCGGCCACGTGGTCGGGATCTCGTCGTGGAGCGAGACGCTGATCAGCGCGGTCGACCGGATGCCGCGCAAGAGCGTGCCGGTGGTGGACAAGGTGGTGCAGATCGTCGGCGGCCTGGGGGACGCCGCGGTGCAGATGCAGGCGACCCGGCTGACCGCGCGGTTCGCCGAGCTGACCGGCGGGATGCCGGTGTACCTGCCCGCGCCCGGCCTGGTCGGAACACCCGCGGTCCGCCGCGCGATGATGAACGACGTGTCGGTTCGCGACGTTCTGGGCACCTGGGGACAGCTCACCGACGCCCTGGTCGGGATCGGCAGCCTCGAGCCCTCGCCGCTGCTGCAGCGCAGTGGGAACGCGGTCGCGGAGGCCGACCAGGACGAGCTGCGCAGGCTCGGAGCCGTCGGGGACGTGTGTTTCCGGTTCTTCGACGAAGAGGGAAAGCTTGTGCGCTCGACGTTCGACCAGCGGGTCATCGGGGTGACCGCGAAGGAGTTGCTGGCCGTGCCCCGGCGGATCGGGGTCGCCGGCGGCGAACGCAAGTACTCCGCGATCCGGGCCGCACTGCTCGGCGGCTGGGTGAACATCCTGATCACCGACCTGGCGATGGCGCACAGACTGCTCGATGGAGCCTGA
- the ribB gene encoding 3,4-dihydroxy-2-butanone-4-phosphate synthase codes for MTTVTSLDTIERAVAELAAGRPVVVVDDEDRENEGDLTFAASLATPELMALLVRHTSGYVCAPAAAEILDRLELPLMVPDNQDNLRTAYTVSVDAATGVGTGISAADRARTVRVLADPSAQPTDLIRPGHILPLRAVDGGVRQRPGHTEATVELVRLAGLPPVGVIGELMNDDGTLMAGADLRTFADVHGFAMISIADLVTYLS; via the coding sequence ATGACCACCGTGACCAGCCTGGACACCATCGAACGCGCCGTCGCCGAGCTCGCCGCGGGACGCCCTGTCGTGGTCGTCGACGACGAGGACCGCGAGAACGAGGGCGACCTGACGTTCGCCGCCAGTCTCGCCACGCCCGAGTTGATGGCACTGCTCGTCCGCCACACCAGCGGCTACGTCTGCGCACCCGCCGCGGCGGAGATTCTCGACCGGCTCGAGCTGCCGTTGATGGTGCCGGACAACCAGGACAACCTGCGCACGGCGTACACCGTCTCGGTGGACGCCGCGACCGGGGTCGGAACCGGTATCTCCGCCGCGGACCGGGCCCGGACCGTCCGCGTGCTGGCCGATCCCTCGGCGCAGCCCACGGACCTGATCCGGCCCGGTCACATCCTGCCGTTGCGGGCCGTCGACGGCGGCGTCCGGCAGCGGCCCGGTCACACCGAGGCCACTGTCGAACTCGTCCGGCTGGCCGGCTTGCCGCCGGTCGGCGTGATCGGCGAGCTCATGAACGACGACGGCACGCTGATGGCGGGCGCGGACCTGCGCACGTTCGCCGACGTCCATGGCTTCGCGATGATCTCGATCGCCGACCTGGTCACGTACCTGTCGTGA
- a CDS encoding transketolase family protein, giving the protein MTLVHTSIADQPRYDCRDAYVETLAELAHADHRIVGVVNDSVGSSKLNSFRKAFPDRLINVGIAEQDMVGVASGLANGGRIPFVSAASCFLTGRALEQIKADVAYSNTNVKLCGMSPGVAYGELGPTHHSIEDIAWLRAISNMTIIVPADPIETAAALRWAAASDGPVFIRVSRMSVPKIYPEDYEFELGKAITVREGNDVTLISNGTVLWRALAAAERLAEEGISARVLSMPSVKPLDTDAVVAAARETAGIVTAEEAVAGGGLGGAVAETVVQQHPARVSILGFPEFAPTGSAGYLLDRYGLSPAGIADAARKLVTTGT; this is encoded by the coding sequence ATGACTCTCGTGCACACTTCGATCGCCGACCAGCCGCGGTACGACTGCCGGGACGCGTACGTCGAGACGCTGGCCGAGCTCGCCCACGCCGACCACCGGATCGTTGGCGTGGTCAACGACTCGGTCGGATCGAGCAAGCTGAACAGCTTCCGCAAGGCGTTCCCGGACCGGCTGATCAACGTCGGGATCGCTGAGCAGGACATGGTCGGTGTCGCGTCCGGGCTGGCCAACGGCGGCCGGATCCCGTTCGTGTCGGCGGCGTCCTGCTTCCTCACCGGCCGGGCGCTCGAGCAGATCAAGGCCGACGTCGCGTACTCGAACACCAACGTCAAGCTCTGCGGGATGAGCCCCGGCGTCGCGTACGGCGAACTCGGCCCGACACACCACTCGATCGAGGACATCGCGTGGCTGCGCGCGATCTCCAACATGACGATCATCGTGCCCGCCGACCCGATCGAGACCGCGGCCGCGCTGCGCTGGGCGGCCGCGTCGGACGGGCCGGTGTTCATCCGGGTCAGCCGGATGAGCGTGCCGAAGATCTACCCGGAGGACTACGAGTTCGAGCTGGGCAAGGCGATCACGGTCCGCGAGGGCAACGACGTGACCCTGATCAGCAACGGGACGGTGTTGTGGCGGGCACTCGCCGCCGCCGAACGGCTCGCCGAGGAAGGGATCTCGGCCCGGGTGCTGTCGATGCCGTCGGTGAAGCCGCTGGACACCGACGCCGTGGTCGCGGCCGCGCGGGAGACCGCGGGCATCGTGACGGCCGAGGAAGCGGTGGCCGGTGGCGGTCTCGGCGGTGCGGTCGCCGAGACCGTCGTACAGCAGCATCCGGCCCGGGTGTCGATCCTCGGGTTCCCCGAGTTCGCCCCCACGGGGTCGGCCGGCTACCTGCTGGACCGGTACGGCCTGTCGCCCGCGGGCATCGCGGACGCCGCCCGCAAGCTGGTCACGACAGGTACGTGA